The following proteins come from a genomic window of Shewanella halifaxensis HAW-EB4:
- the dinB gene encoding DNA polymerase IV — protein MQKIIHVDMDCFYAAVEMRDFPELRGKPIAVGGRSDRRGVISTCNYEARQFGVRSAMASGYALKLCPDLILVPGRMQVYKEVSNQIRAVFERYTDLIEPLSLDEAYLDVTESSHCKGSATLMAEAIRAEILAETGLTASAGIAPVKFLAKIASDLNKPNGQYVIRPEMIEEFVKTLPLIKIPGVGKVTAKKLADLGLHTCSDIQAYPEPKLVERFGKFGSVLIERSKGIDKRAILPNRERKSVGVETTLAKDIHTLEQCRAVMPQLIQELGARVSRSAKDRAINKQVVKLKFEDFKQTTIEHRSDEISVNLFYQLLEQAMERQHERGIRLLGVSVGLASNSIASEQADVDSSQMDLGF, from the coding sequence TTGCAAAAAATTATTCACGTCGACATGGATTGCTTCTACGCCGCAGTGGAAATGCGCGACTTTCCTGAACTAAGAGGAAAACCTATTGCGGTGGGCGGACGCAGCGATCGCCGTGGAGTGATCAGTACCTGTAACTACGAGGCACGTCAGTTTGGAGTCCGCTCTGCGATGGCATCGGGGTACGCCCTTAAGTTATGTCCCGATTTGATTTTGGTTCCTGGGCGGATGCAGGTTTATAAAGAGGTATCAAACCAGATCCGAGCCGTATTTGAGCGTTATACCGACTTAATTGAGCCCTTATCTCTGGATGAGGCTTACCTTGATGTGACAGAGAGTTCTCATTGTAAAGGCTCTGCTACCTTGATGGCAGAGGCTATTCGTGCCGAGATCTTGGCTGAGACGGGACTAACCGCATCGGCAGGCATCGCACCGGTTAAGTTTCTTGCCAAGATAGCATCTGATTTAAATAAACCGAATGGACAATATGTGATCCGCCCTGAGATGATTGAAGAGTTTGTAAAAACCTTACCGCTGATAAAAATACCTGGAGTGGGAAAGGTCACGGCTAAAAAACTTGCCGATCTGGGGCTACATACTTGTAGCGATATTCAGGCTTACCCAGAGCCTAAGTTGGTTGAGCGTTTTGGCAAATTCGGTAGCGTGCTCATTGAGCGATCTAAGGGAATAGATAAGCGTGCTATTTTGCCCAACCGAGAGAGAAAGTCGGTTGGGGTTGAAACTACATTAGCTAAAGATATTCACACCCTAGAGCAGTGTCGGGCGGTGATGCCGCAGCTTATTCAAGAACTCGGTGCTCGCGTGAGTCGTAGCGCTAAAGATAGAGCGATCAATAAGCAGGTGGTTAAACTTAAGTTTGAAGACTTTAAACAGACCACGATTGAGCATAGAAGTGATGAAATTTCAGTAAACCTGTTTTACCAGTTGCTTGAGCAAGCGATGGAAAGGCAGCATGAGCGAGGTATTCGCCTCTTGGGGGTTTCCGTTGGACTCGCTTCTAATAGCATTGCTTCGGAACAGGCAGATGTAGACAGCTCGCAGATGGATTTAGGGTTTTAG
- the bfr gene encoding bacterioferritin yields MKGNQDVIDTLNKLLTGELSAMDQYFVHGLMFEDWGLNELHERISHESDDERDHAKKLVQRILFLEGTPDVASREPLNIGKDTEQMLKNDLAYEYQVADNLRSAIALCEVKSDYESREILEVLLEETESDHMYWLEKQLGLIDKVGLQNYLQSKM; encoded by the coding sequence ATGAAAGGTAACCAAGATGTCATCGACACACTTAATAAGCTGCTCACCGGTGAATTGTCTGCAATGGATCAATATTTTGTACACGGTTTGATGTTTGAAGACTGGGGGCTAAATGAACTTCACGAACGAATTTCCCATGAGTCAGATGATGAAAGAGATCACGCGAAGAAGTTAGTGCAGCGTATTTTGTTCCTTGAAGGGACCCCCGATGTGGCGAGCAGAGAACCGCTTAATATTGGTAAAGATACAGAGCAGATGCTCAAGAATGATTTAGCCTATGAATATCAAGTGGCCGATAACTTACGTAGTGCAATTGCCTTGTGTGAGGTTAAAAGTGATTACGAGAGCCGTGAGATCTTAGAAGTATTACTCGAGGAAACGGAGTCCGATCATATGTATTGGCTTGAGAAACAATTAGGTTTAATTGATAAGGTGGGCTTACAAAACTATCTACAGAGCAAAATGTAA
- the bfr gene encoding bacterioferritin, producing MKGQPKVISQLNKVLTSELTAINQYFLHARMYKNWGLGELDEKAYKKSIQDMKHADKLIERVLFLEGLPNLQQLDKIRIGEHSQEMLECDKVMLEEELLVLRDAIALCELESDYVSRDILEDLLEDEEGHLDWLEAQLELISLTGIQNYLQSKID from the coding sequence ATGAAAGGACAACCTAAGGTCATTAGTCAGCTTAATAAGGTGCTGACCAGCGAGCTTACCGCTATCAATCAATATTTTCTTCATGCGCGTATGTATAAGAATTGGGGATTAGGTGAACTAGACGAAAAGGCTTACAAGAAATCCATTCAGGATATGAAGCATGCCGATAAGTTGATTGAGCGAGTGTTGTTTCTTGAAGGACTGCCTAACCTGCAGCAGTTAGATAAAATTCGTATCGGTGAACATAGCCAAGAGATGCTCGAGTGCGACAAGGTGATGCTTGAGGAGGAGTTGTTAGTCCTTAGAGATGCTATCGCCCTATGTGAGCTGGAGTCCGATTATGTTAGCCGAGATATTCTAGAAGACTTGTTAGAAGATGAAGAAGGGCACTTAGATTGGTTAGAGGCACAGCTAGAGCTTATTTCCTTAACAGGTATTCAAAACTACCTACAGTCAAAGATAGATTAA